The following proteins are encoded in a genomic region of Corylus avellana chromosome ca4, CavTom2PMs-1.0:
- the LOC132178252 gene encoding uncharacterized protein LOC132178252: MVLDSGNHEEVGINATWISWIETCISSSSFSIFINGSLFGKFYPERGLRQGDPLSHFLFILDSEVLSRLLFREESIGNIRGMKIARRSPAIHHLLFADDLLIFGKASLLEANSIKSCLDKYCSWPGQSTNSSTSSSILNILPYNSNPSCSIYLGLPILIGRSKSAACQSILDKVRNRIEGWRAKTLSQAGRLVLIKAVTAAIPSYAMGTFLLPTSICKKLDQMFKNFLWGFPPTKAINLSLKSWDSLCMPRDARGLGFRKMKEVNLALISKLGLKLQTNSDSMWVNQLEGVIPDTATLASSIKKSTLSHAAAWKSSSPRGIEVWSPPQEGYHMINFNTVIREHLSTQAAVCKNHKGKIIKVISLISPSCTPNIRKALATLLAASLAVSLKLKNFTIEGDSLIVIIDLQHPSIIQD, encoded by the exons ATGGTCCTTGATTCTGGCAATCATGAAGAAGTTGGGATTAATGCTACTTGGATTAGTTGGATTGAAACATgcatctcctcctcctctttctccatttttaTTAATGGAAGCCTATTTGGCAAGTTTTATCCTGAAAGAGGGTTGAGACAAGGTGATCCCCTTTCccatttccttttcattttggACTCAGAAGTTTTGTCAAGATTATTGTTTAGAGAAGAAAGCATTGGCAACATAAGAGGCATGAAGATTGCCAGAAGATCCCCAGCCATCCATCATCTGCTGTTTGCAGATGATCTGCTTATTTTTGGAAAGGCTTCCTTACTTGAAGCAAATAGTATCAAATCCTGTTTAGACAAATACTGTTCTTGGCCTGGTCAATCCACCAAttcctccacctcctcctccatcCTAAATATCCTTCCCTACAATTCTAACCCTTCCTGCTCCATTTATCTTGGGCTCCCAATTCTTATTGGTAGATCCAAAAGTGCAGCCTGCCAAAGCATCTTAGACAAGGTTCGGAATAGAATTGAAGGTTGGAGAGCCAAGACCCTCTCCCAAGCTGGTAGGTTGGTGCTCATTAAAGCAGTGACTGCAGCTATCCCCTCGTATGCTATGGGTACTTTTTTGTTGCCTACTAGCATTTGTAAAAAGCTAGATCAAATGTTCAAGAATTTCTTGTGGGGTTTCCCTCCAACAAAAGCTATAAATCTCTCCCTTAAATCATGGGACTCTCTCTGTATGCCAAGAGATGCTAGAGGTTTGGGATTCaggaaaatgaaagaagttAATCTAGCTCTCATTTCTAAGCTAGGTTTGAAGCTCCAAACCAACTCAGACTCCATGTGGGTGAATCAACTCGAAG GTGTCATTCCAGACACTGCCACTTTAGCTTCTTCCATCAAAAAGTCCACTTTATCTCATGCTGCAGCTTGGAAATCATCTTCCCCTAGAGGAATCGAAGTCTGGTCCCCTCCTCAGGAAGGTTATCACATGATCAACTTTAATACAGTCATTAGAGAGCATTTATCAACTCAAGCAGCCGTTTGTAAAAACCACAAAGGAAAAATTATCAAAGTTATCTCCCTGATTAGCCCTTCTTGCACTCCTAACATTAGGAAAGCACTGGCAACTCTGTTGGCTGCCTCTTTAGCAGTGTCCTTGAAGCTCAAAAATTTTACCATCGAAGGAGACTCTCTCATTGTCATTATTGATCTTCAACATCCATCAATCATACAAGACTAG
- the LOC132178617 gene encoding auxin-responsive protein IAA14-like translates to MEVSRKITNMLGATGTDQRDLNFKETELCLGLPGGGTGSEPETAKATGKRGFSETVDLKLNFQSKEDNIKNASKEKNQLLPCTKDPAKPPAKAQVVGWPPVRSYRKNMMAQKNTGEEGEKGSSGTAAFVKVCMDGAPYLRKVDLKMYKSYQELSDALAKMFSSFTMGNYGAQGMIDFMNESKLMDLLNSSEYVPTYEDKDGDWMLVGDVPWEMFVDSCKRLRIMKGSEAIGLAPRAMEKCKNRS, encoded by the exons ATGGAAGTTAGCCGGAAAATAACCAACATGCTGGGCGCCACCGGTACCGATCAGCGTGATTTGAACTTCAAGGAGACTGAGCTGTGTCTGGGATTGCCCGGTGGCGGTACTGGAAGTGAGCCTGAGACTGCGAAAGCCACCGGAAAGAGAGGCTTCTCCGAGACCGTTGATCTGAAACTTAATTTTCAGTCCAAGGAAGATAACATCAAGAATGCTTCAAAGGAAAAGAACCAGCTCCTTCCTTGCACCAAGGATCCCGCTAAACCACCAGCCAA GGCACAAGTTGTGGGATGGCCGCCGGTGAGATCATACCGGAAGAACATGATGGCTCAGAAGAACACAGGTGAGGAGGGAGAGAAGGGAAGTAGTGGTACTGCAGCCTTCGTTAAAGTTTGCATGGACGGTGCGCCATATCTTCGTAAAGTGGACTTGAAAATGTACAAGAGCTACCAAGAACTATCTGATGCCTTGGCCAAGATGTTCAGTTCCTTCACCATGG GAAATTATGGGGCCCAAGGAATGATTGACTTCATGAACGAGAGTAAATTAATGGATCTTCTGAACAGTTCCGAGTATGTGCCAACCTATGAAGATAAGGATGGTGACTGGATGCTCGTTGGTGATGTTCCATGGGA GATGTTTGTTGATTCATGCAAGCGCCTTCGCATAATGAAAGGATCAGAAGCTATTGGACTTG CCCCAAGAGCCATGGAGAAGTGCAAGAACCGAAGCTGA